In a single window of the Rhizobiaceae bacterium genome:
- a CDS encoding TRAP transporter large permease subunit, producing MSSEFITLFMFGTMMVLLFTGQRVFGVIGFVGAAAALWLWGEGSFEMPFNASFQVLNWYPLITVPFFVFMGYMLSESGIANNLYRMFHVWFGPVRGGLALGTIGLMVLIAALNGLSVAGMAIGATIALPQLLRHGYDKVMVTGVIQAGSSLGILIPPSVVLVLYAMIARQPVIDLWLAGVGPGLLMAVVFAIYVYVRCLLQPDAGPALPAEERAAITFQERFALLRSGLLPLAIFAIMMGLFLTGTTSLVESSAVGAALATLAAWWGGNLNWQVFEDSTRNTLAISCMFLWIILGALCFSSVYDGLGAVKAVKSLLLDTWEFSPWTILILMLFSFIIMGMFLDDTAMLVIVAPLYIPLVISLGFNPIWFGILYTITCQIAYITPPFGYNLFLMRAMAPPEITLIDIYRSIAPFFLLMVLSLALIMIFPQISLWLPSLYSGR from the coding sequence ATGAGTTCAGAATTCATCACACTGTTCATGTTCGGCACAATGATGGTGCTGCTATTCACAGGACAGCGCGTGTTCGGTGTCATCGGCTTCGTAGGGGCTGCCGCAGCACTTTGGCTGTGGGGCGAAGGCTCTTTCGAAATGCCCTTCAACGCATCCTTTCAGGTGCTGAACTGGTATCCCCTCATTACAGTCCCGTTCTTCGTCTTCATGGGCTACATGCTTTCGGAATCGGGGATAGCGAACAACCTCTACCGCATGTTCCATGTCTGGTTCGGACCGGTTCGCGGCGGGCTGGCGCTGGGCACGATCGGCCTGATGGTTCTTATCGCGGCGCTGAACGGCCTTTCGGTTGCGGGCATGGCGATTGGGGCGACCATTGCGCTGCCGCAACTGTTGCGACACGGCTATGACAAGGTGATGGTCACGGGCGTCATCCAGGCGGGTTCGTCACTCGGCATCCTCATACCGCCAAGCGTGGTCCTGGTGCTCTATGCGATGATCGCGCGCCAACCGGTGATCGATCTGTGGCTGGCGGGCGTTGGGCCGGGCTTGCTGATGGCTGTTGTCTTCGCCATCTACGTCTATGTCCGCTGCCTGTTGCAGCCAGATGCCGGACCGGCACTTCCTGCAGAAGAAAGAGCTGCCATCACATTTCAGGAAAGATTCGCGTTGCTGCGCTCGGGCCTGCTGCCGCTCGCCATTTTTGCGATCATGATGGGCCTCTTCCTCACGGGCACCACAAGCCTTGTCGAAAGCTCTGCGGTCGGTGCGGCGCTTGCAACGCTGGCCGCATGGTGGGGCGGAAATCTCAACTGGCAGGTGTTCGAGGATTCCACACGCAACACGCTGGCCATCAGTTGCATGTTCCTCTGGATCATCCTCGGCGCGCTGTGTTTCAGCTCTGTTTATGACGGCCTTGGCGCGGTGAAGGCGGTCAAGTCCTTGCTCCTGGACACATGGGAGTTCAGCCCATGGACCATACTGATCCTGATGCTGTTCTCGTTTATCATCATGGGCATGTTCCTTGACGATACGGCAATGCTCGTGATCGTCGCCCCGCTCTATATCCCACTTGTCATCAGTCTCGGCTTCAATCCCATCTGGTTCGGCATACTCTACACGATCACCTGCCAGATCGCATACATAACGCCGCCGTTCGGATATAACCTGTTTCTGATGCGGGCCATGGCGCCACCCGAGATCACCCTGATCGACATCTA
- a CDS encoding TRAP transporter small permease subunit: MPAAAVAFVRYVDSINRWVGRFAMHLVFVMGAILLASTASRIILGAPFNWALEMSQFILSAYYLLGGAYTLQLDQHVRMDLFYGRLNARKRATLDAFTILFVIFYLVILFGGGLSSTEYAIVYGQKNYTAWGPPLWPIKIIMTTGVFLMLLQAISSLVKDIAIMRGKPIA, translated from the coding sequence GTGCCAGCAGCAGCAGTGGCATTCGTCCGCTACGTGGACAGTATAAACAGGTGGGTCGGTCGCTTTGCGATGCACCTCGTCTTCGTGATGGGGGCAATTCTGCTGGCATCGACCGCATCTCGCATCATCCTCGGCGCACCCTTCAACTGGGCGCTTGAGATGTCGCAGTTCATCCTCTCCGCCTACTACCTGTTGGGTGGAGCCTATACGCTGCAACTCGACCAGCACGTTCGGATGGATCTCTTTTACGGCAGGCTCAATGCGAGAAAGCGCGCCACGCTCGATGCGTTTACGATCCTCTTCGTGATCTTCTATCTGGTGATTCTGTTCGGTGGCGGACTGTCCAGCACCGAATACGCCATTGTTTATGGGCAAAAGAACTACACGGCGTGGGGTCCGCCGCTGTGGCCGATCAAGATCATCATGACGACCGGTGTATTCCTCATGTTGCTCCAGGCGATCTCATCGCTCGTCAAGGACATAGCCATCATGCGCGGAAAGCCGATCGCATGA
- a CDS encoding N-formylglutamate amidohydrolase — translation MESVDAEIAFEPVQVTNRHGLGSFVLLCDHASNFVPERFGTLGLPENELNRHIAWDPGAAAVARLMSQMLDSTLVESCVSRLIIDCNRPLDAPDLIWTVSESTAIPGNHNLGEAERAERIALAYEPYHSAIDEIVETRLSQGRETQLVAIHSFTPVYNGFARPWHIGVLHDEDMRLATPLLVELQQDKELMVGDNEPYSPADRVYFTLERHGRAHGLACVMIELRNDELTDPANQEKWARRLSEILAGKAVTVDAPETVRAESGAHSARLQTTQ, via the coding sequence ATGGAGTCAGTGGACGCTGAAATTGCGTTCGAGCCGGTTCAGGTCACGAACCGGCATGGGCTCGGCTCTTTCGTGCTGCTTTGCGACCACGCATCCAACTTCGTACCCGAACGTTTCGGCACGCTTGGTCTCCCTGAGAATGAGCTGAACCGGCACATAGCATGGGACCCCGGAGCCGCCGCCGTCGCTCGGCTGATGTCCCAGATGCTCGATTCAACCCTCGTTGAATCCTGTGTTTCTCGCCTCATCATCGATTGCAACCGCCCTCTCGATGCGCCTGACCTGATCTGGACGGTCAGTGAAAGCACCGCCATCCCCGGCAACCATAATCTCGGCGAGGCAGAACGTGCCGAGCGCATTGCGCTGGCTTACGAACCATATCACTCCGCCATAGACGAGATTGTCGAAACGCGCTTGTCGCAAGGCCGCGAGACGCAGCTTGTCGCAATACACTCGTTCACCCCGGTCTATAACGGATTCGCTAGGCCATGGCATATCGGCGTCCTGCACGACGAGGACATGCGGCTTGCGACGCCTTTGCTGGTCGAGTTGCAGCAGGACAAGGAATTGATGGTTGGGGACAACGAGCCTTATTCGCCTGCGGACCGCGTCTATTTCACACTTGAGCGACACGGGCGCGCTCACGGTCTGGCATGCGTCATGATCGAACTGCGCAACGATGAATTAACGGACCCCGCGAACCAGGAAAAATGGGCGCGCCGGCTCTCAGAAATCCTGGCCGGCAAGGCCGTCACAGTCGATGCGCCTGAGACCGTTCGAGCAGAATCCGGTGCTCATTCAGCAAGGTTGCAGACTACGCAATAG
- a CDS encoding MurR/RpiR family transcriptional regulator: protein MDASIAERIADRIDQMPAGERRSAQTLMANYPLIGLKTVAEFAQHAEVSSPTILRFVARLGFQNYPDFQAALQAELAAQIQSPLSRTTMPTAIAPGETGTIVGAAIENITETFQHISGKQFSAVVAQLSDPRSRLYFAGGRFSDSMARYLAAHLSLVRPGITHLSGQESTWHDKLADMGKRDCLVIFDIRRYQTGLFTFAEKAARRGATIVLLTDQWVSPIARVARHVISARTSSPSAWDSSAALFVLAEVLIDAVTRERAEDGARRMEDIEALR, encoded by the coding sequence ATGGATGCGAGCATTGCAGAGCGCATCGCGGATCGCATCGACCAGATGCCGGCCGGGGAGCGTCGTTCGGCACAGACTCTCATGGCGAACTACCCGCTGATCGGACTGAAAACCGTTGCGGAATTCGCGCAGCATGCCGAGGTTTCCTCGCCGACAATATTGCGCTTCGTTGCGCGACTTGGTTTCCAGAACTACCCCGATTTTCAGGCGGCGCTGCAGGCCGAACTCGCCGCCCAGATACAATCGCCTCTTTCGCGCACCACCATGCCGACGGCGATAGCTCCGGGCGAGACCGGTACGATTGTGGGAGCGGCAATCGAAAATATAACGGAGACCTTCCAGCACATTTCCGGCAAGCAATTTTCGGCGGTTGTCGCGCAGCTTTCCGATCCGCGCAGCAGGCTGTATTTCGCGGGTGGTCGTTTCAGCGATTCAATGGCTCGCTATCTGGCCGCGCACCTTTCGCTCGTGAGGCCGGGAATCACCCATCTGTCCGGGCAGGAAAGCACGTGGCACGACAAGCTGGCCGACATGGGCAAGCGCGACTGCCTCGTGATTTTTGACATTCGCCGTTACCAGACGGGTCTCTTCACCTTTGCGGAAAAGGCCGCGCGGCGTGGTGCGACGATAGTGCTGCTCACCGACCAATGGGTGTCTCCCATCGCGCGCGTTGCTCGGCACGTCATCTCCGCCCGCACCTCATCCCCGTCGGCGTGGGACTCCTCCGCCGCATTGTTTGTGCTGGCAGAGGTGCTGATCGATGCCGTTACGCGCGAACGGGCGGAAGACGGCGCCCGTCGGATGGAGGACATCGAGGCGTTACGGTGA
- a CDS encoding efflux RND transporter periplasmic adaptor subunit — protein sequence MAAWKQLVLALVILVAAGFLWLTFVPGARTTLANLGIGSAPVENSEAKGNPSGGAAAGQRVSEVVVGPVTRATINDRLSAIGTGQAKASVVVNPFVSGRIVEIGVQPGNKVDVGTVLANLDADSEKIVLDRANLAVEDATTKLERVRALRTSNTATAVQYADAEVVLSNAKLEQRDAELALERRSIRSPIAGIVGILPIEIGDYVTNQTPIATVDDRTQIKIDFWVPERFASQIKVGQPVSASSVAKPGDMLQGTITAVDNRLDQASRTMQVQASVPNDSDTLRAGMSFQVTMKFPGDTYPAVDPLAIQWGSDGAFVWVVRDGKGERVAVRIVQRNTESVLVQGDLTEGEVVVTQGVHLVRPGGALRVAGRDASAVGAIPVATGG from the coding sequence ATGGCGGCCTGGAAGCAATTGGTTTTGGCGCTGGTGATTTTGGTTGCCGCCGGCTTTCTCTGGCTGACATTTGTGCCTGGTGCTCGCACGACACTTGCCAATCTCGGGATCGGGTCAGCACCGGTCGAAAACAGCGAGGCGAAAGGCAATCCTTCAGGCGGAGCGGCAGCCGGCCAGCGTGTCAGCGAAGTCGTGGTCGGCCCCGTAACGCGCGCCACGATCAATGATCGCCTGTCGGCAATCGGAACCGGGCAGGCCAAGGCTTCGGTCGTGGTCAATCCTTTCGTCTCGGGTCGCATCGTGGAAATCGGCGTGCAGCCGGGCAACAAGGTAGATGTCGGCACTGTGCTCGCCAACCTCGATGCCGACTCGGAGAAGATCGTGCTCGATCGCGCAAACCTTGCGGTCGAGGATGCCACCACCAAATTGGAACGCGTGCGCGCGCTGCGTACTTCCAACACCGCGACTGCCGTGCAGTACGCGGACGCCGAGGTCGTGCTTAGCAACGCGAAGCTGGAACAACGCGATGCCGAACTGGCGCTCGAACGTCGCTCGATCCGTTCGCCGATTGCCGGGATCGTCGGCATATTGCCGATCGAGATAGGCGACTATGTAACCAACCAGACGCCCATCGCCACCGTGGACGACCGCACGCAGATCAAGATCGATTTCTGGGTGCCGGAGCGTTTCGCAAGCCAGATCAAGGTCGGCCAGCCGGTCAGTGCATCGTCGGTCGCGAAGCCGGGCGACATGCTCCAGGGCACGATCACCGCCGTCGATAACAGGCTCGACCAGGCGAGCCGCACCATGCAGGTGCAGGCAAGCGTTCCCAACGACAGCGATACGCTGCGGGCCGGCATGTCCTTTCAGGTCACCATGAAATTTCCGGGCGATACCTATCCTGCCGTGGACCCGCTGGCGATCCAGTGGGGATCTGACGGCGCGTTTGTCTGGGTGGTGCGCGACGGAAAGGGCGAGCGGGTCGCCGTGCGCATCGTGCAGCGCAATACTGAATCGGTGCTGGTGCAGGGCGATCTGACGGAGGGCGAGGTCGTCGTGACTCAGGGCGTGCATCTGGTCAGGCCCGGCGGCGCGTTGAGAGTTGCCGGTCGCGATGCCAGCGCGGTCGGCGCCATTCCGGTGGCGACGGGCGGTTGA
- a CDS encoding efflux RND transporter permease subunit, with translation MSSGVDTNETGITALFVRRPVLAFVLNMLIIVAGLAAFYGVEIRELPDVDRPVITVTTDYDGAAAETVDRELTDVIEGAVSRVSGVKSISSSSSYGRSRVTVEFNDGVDLNAAASDMRDAVSRVTNNLPDTADAPRIVKADANSSPVMRLAVTSSDMSVEDMTVIVEDQVVDELAAVSGVADVQVYGDREKIFRIDINQSKVASLALTVGDIRNALASIALATPAGSITTSNQDLVVRTTADVNTPEAFEDLLIGKNVRLRDVATVTLGADPNAASSLRSDGKTGIGLGIIRQAESNTLDISEGVRNVVSEIQKNLPEGMNIRVTSDDATFVQGALHEVEIALGLSVSIVLVVIYLFLLDWRATLIPGLAMPVALIGVIAAIYVAGFSINILTLLALVLATGLVVDDAIVVLENIVRRRNEGMGPRAAAVLGAREVFFAVVATTATLAAVFVPLSFLPGQTGGLFREFGFVLAMSVALSCVVALSLCPMLASRMLKAHSGEENHSGIGARAGGALAGLYRRCLVACLNAPLIVVLVSVLFAASAYVAFGLVRQELTPSEDRSVVLLRIQAPQGVSLDYTTSQMREIERLIQPLRDAGEIVTTFANAGQGGSVNSGFMVMTLAPWSERTRSQQEIAAQINELVKQVPGVRATPFQPNSLGIRGAGSGLQFAIVANSYARANEAAAKILAEMEKDSRFQQPRLSDDATQPQLRVRLDRERAADLGIDITGLAEAVQAILDGREIADVFIEDRSYPVKLLSTTNPINDPTDLENVYLKTTDGRFVPLSTIASLEEVAVPPTLTREQQLRSVAITSNLAGDFALGDAYNEVLRISGPLLPTGSYIIPLAEAATLGETSSGMLAVFGFALVIILLVLAAQFESFVSAIIIMATVPLGLACAVYALLLTNTSLNAYSQIGLVLLVGVMAKNGILIVEFANQLRDRGVGLKQAIEQAATIRLRPVMMTMVCTVLGGLPLVLASGAGAEARIALGWVIVGGLGMATISTLFLTPVAYLLLGRFVTPKIEEEARLKRELEEAAYTGMEPAE, from the coding sequence ATGAGTTCGGGCGTCGATACAAACGAGACCGGCATCACGGCGCTTTTCGTCCGCCGCCCGGTCCTGGCCTTCGTCCTCAACATGCTCATCATCGTCGCCGGACTTGCTGCGTTCTACGGCGTGGAAATCCGCGAACTGCCGGATGTCGACAGGCCGGTGATCACAGTCACCACAGACTATGACGGCGCGGCAGCCGAAACCGTCGACCGCGAGCTGACGGATGTCATCGAAGGCGCGGTGTCGCGCGTGTCGGGCGTGAAATCGATCTCGTCCAGTTCTTCCTATGGGCGCAGCCGTGTCACGGTGGAATTCAACGATGGCGTCGACCTGAACGCCGCGGCATCCGACATGCGCGATGCGGTCAGCCGCGTGACCAACAACCTTCCGGACACGGCGGATGCGCCGCGCATCGTGAAGGCGGACGCCAATTCCAGCCCGGTCATGCGCCTTGCCGTAACCTCTTCCGACATGTCGGTCGAGGACATGACGGTCATTGTCGAAGATCAGGTCGTCGATGAACTGGCGGCGGTCTCGGGCGTTGCGGACGTTCAGGTCTATGGAGATCGCGAGAAGATCTTCCGCATCGATATCAACCAGTCGAAGGTGGCGAGCCTGGCGCTGACCGTCGGCGACATCCGCAATGCGCTGGCGTCGATCGCGCTCGCAACGCCTGCTGGTTCGATCACCACGTCGAACCAGGACCTCGTGGTGCGCACCACCGCCGATGTGAACACGCCGGAAGCGTTCGAGGACCTGCTGATCGGCAAGAATGTCAGGTTGCGTGATGTCGCCACCGTCACGCTCGGGGCGGACCCGAACGCGGCAAGTTCGCTGCGCTCCGACGGCAAGACGGGCATCGGCCTCGGCATCATCCGGCAGGCGGAGTCCAACACGCTCGACATTTCGGAGGGCGTGCGCAATGTAGTGTCGGAAATTCAGAAGAATCTTCCCGAAGGCATGAACATCCGCGTCACCAGCGACGATGCGACTTTCGTACAGGGCGCGCTTCACGAGGTGGAGATCGCGCTTGGCCTGTCCGTCTCCATCGTTCTTGTCGTCATCTACCTTTTCCTGCTGGACTGGCGCGCGACGCTCATTCCGGGCCTCGCAATGCCGGTGGCTCTGATCGGGGTCATCGCGGCGATCTATGTCGCGGGCTTCTCCATAAACATCCTGACGCTGCTTGCCCTCGTGCTGGCCACGGGACTTGTGGTGGACGATGCGATCGTGGTGCTGGAAAACATCGTGCGCCGGCGCAATGAAGGCATGGGTCCGCGCGCGGCTGCGGTGCTTGGAGCGCGCGAGGTGTTTTTCGCCGTGGTCGCGACCACGGCGACGCTGGCAGCCGTCTTTGTGCCTCTTTCTTTCCTGCCAGGGCAAACCGGCGGCCTTTTTCGAGAGTTCGGCTTTGTGCTCGCCATGTCGGTGGCGCTGTCTTGCGTCGTCGCGCTTTCGCTCTGCCCCATGCTGGCGTCGCGCATGCTGAAGGCCCATAGCGGCGAGGAGAATCATTCCGGCATCGGCGCGCGGGCTGGCGGAGCGCTTGCCGGCCTCTACCGGCGCTGTCTGGTTGCCTGCCTCAATGCGCCGCTCATCGTGGTTCTCGTTTCAGTGCTTTTCGCCGCGAGCGCCTATGTCGCTTTTGGACTGGTGCGCCAGGAACTGACGCCTTCCGAGGACCGCTCGGTGGTCCTGCTGCGCATACAGGCTCCACAAGGCGTGAGCCTCGACTACACGACCTCGCAGATGCGGGAGATCGAGCGCCTGATCCAGCCGCTGCGCGATGCCGGCGAGATTGTAACCACATTCGCCAATGCCGGGCAGGGCGGTTCCGTGAACAGCGGCTTCATGGTGATGACGCTTGCGCCGTGGAGCGAACGCACGCGCAGCCAGCAGGAAATCGCCGCCCAGATCAACGAACTCGTCAAACAGGTGCCGGGGGTGCGCGCCACGCCGTTCCAGCCCAACAGCCTCGGGATTCGCGGTGCGGGAAGCGGGCTGCAATTCGCAATCGTCGCAAACAGCTATGCAAGGGCCAACGAGGCAGCCGCAAAAATCCTTGCCGAGATGGAAAAAGATAGCCGGTTCCAGCAGCCACGGCTTTCCGATGATGCGACCCAGCCGCAATTGCGGGTGCGCCTCGACCGCGAGCGCGCCGCCGATCTGGGCATCGACATAACCGGGTTGGCGGAGGCCGTACAGGCCATTCTCGACGGGCGCGAGATCGCCGATGTGTTCATCGAGGATCGCAGCTATCCGGTGAAGCTGCTATCGACCACCAACCCGATCAACGATCCGACCGATCTGGAGAATGTCTATCTGAAGACGACGGACGGGCGCTTTGTGCCGCTGTCGACCATCGCCTCGCTGGAGGAGGTCGCGGTGCCGCCGACGCTCACGCGCGAGCAGCAGTTGCGCTCGGTGGCGATTACATCCAACCTCGCCGGGGATTTCGCGCTCGGCGACGCGTATAATGAAGTGCTGCGCATTTCAGGGCCGTTGCTGCCTACGGGAAGCTACATCATCCCGCTCGCAGAAGCCGCGACACTTGGTGAAACCTCGAGCGGCATGCTGGCGGTTTTCGGATTTGCGCTTGTCATCATCCTGCTGGTGCTAGCGGCGCAATTCGAGAGCTTCGTCAGCGCCATCATCATCATGGCGACTGTGCCTCTGGGCCTTGCCTGCGCCGTCTATGCGTTGCTCCTCACAAATACGAGCCTGAACGCCTACAGCCAGATCGGGCTGGTCTTGCTGGTCGGCGTGATGGCGAAGAACGGCATCCTGATCGTCGAGTTCGCGAATCAGCTTCGTGACCGTGGCGTGGGCTTGAAACAAGCCATCGAGCAGGCCGCCACGATCCGGCTGCGTCCGGTCATGATGACGATGGTCTGCACCGTGCTCGGCGGGCTGCCCCTGGTGCTGGCTTCCGGGGCAGGCGCTGAAGCGCGCATCGCGCTCGGCTGGGTCATTGTCGGCGGCCTCGGCATGGCGACGATTTCGACGCTTTTCCTGACACCTGTCGCCTATCTCCTGCTCGGTCGGTTCGTGACGCCCAAGATCGAAGAGGAAGCTCGGCTCAAGCGGGAACTTGAAGAGGCTGCCTATACCGGAATGGAGCCCGCCGAATAA
- a CDS encoding MaoC family dehydratase, whose product MLEPISFEDAETMIGREVGVSPWRTVTQTMIDQFADATDDHQYIHCDPERAARETQFGGTIAHGFLTLSLLSAMTFETVRPLAGSSMGVNQGFDRVRFVAPVKSGARIRARFVLTRLFARPSGWIETVHEVTVELEGSPKPALTATWLTLAFVEPPADPADAS is encoded by the coding sequence ATGCTCGAACCCATCTCATTCGAAGATGCAGAGACGATGATCGGTCGGGAGGTCGGTGTGTCGCCATGGCGCACCGTCACGCAAACCATGATCGATCAGTTCGCGGATGCGACCGACGACCATCAGTACATCCACTGCGACCCGGAGCGCGCGGCCCGCGAAACACAGTTCGGCGGCACCATCGCGCATGGTTTCCTGACGCTTTCCCTGCTTTCGGCAATGACATTCGAGACTGTGCGCCCGCTTGCCGGATCGAGCATGGGTGTCAATCAGGGTTTCGACCGCGTTCGTTTCGTTGCCCCGGTCAAGTCGGGAGCCCGCATCCGCGCCCGGTTTGTGCTCACAAGGCTTTTTGCCCGGCCTTCCGGCTGGATCGAAACGGTGCATGAGGTGACGGTCGAACTGGAAGGATCGCCCAAACCGGCCCTGACCGCCACCTGGCTCACGCTGGCTTTCGTGGAGCCACCGGCCGATCCTGCTGATGCTTCTTGA
- a CDS encoding SDR family oxidoreductase, whose translation MVGRFEGMTVLLTGATGGFGRRAAARFAQEGARLVLSDIEMAPLEALVETLDCETAVAAGDVSDERLSESLVKLALAQFGQLDVAINNAGIVHSFVSLANLPTEEARRVIDVNLLGVFYAMKYQLPAITRQFRETKRPGAIVNIASSAGLSAAPKMALYAAAKHGVIGMTKTAAIEYAGKGVRVNAVCPSYARTPMAQSFLRITKASEEAAYAELTRGVPMKRLAEVDEVVEAIMFAADPKNSFMTGASIPVDGGVSAV comes from the coding sequence ATGGTGGGACGTTTTGAGGGCATGACCGTGCTGCTGACCGGCGCGACCGGCGGTTTTGGTCGGCGTGCGGCCGCGCGATTCGCACAGGAAGGCGCCCGGCTCGTCCTTTCGGACATCGAAATGGCTCCGCTGGAAGCGCTTGTGGAGACGCTCGATTGCGAAACGGCTGTCGCGGCGGGCGACGTCAGCGACGAGAGGCTTTCCGAATCACTCGTCAAGCTGGCTCTTGCGCAGTTCGGCCAGCTTGACGTCGCGATCAACAATGCCGGCATCGTCCACAGCTTCGTGAGCCTTGCCAATCTGCCCACCGAGGAAGCCAGGCGCGTCATCGACGTCAATCTGCTCGGTGTGTTTTATGCCATGAAATACCAGCTTCCGGCGATAACCCGGCAGTTCCGCGAAACGAAGCGGCCCGGCGCCATTGTCAACATTGCTTCGTCAGCCGGTTTGAGCGCCGCACCGAAAATGGCGCTCTATGCCGCCGCGAAGCATGGGGTCATCGGCATGACCAAGACCGCGGCGATCGAATATGCGGGCAAGGGCGTGCGGGTGAACGCGGTCTGCCCTTCCTATGCGCGCACGCCGATGGCGCAATCCTTCCTCAGGATCACCAAGGCGTCGGAGGAAGCGGCCTATGCGGAACTGACGCGCGGCGTTCCGATGAAACGGCTTGCGGAAGTGGACGAGGTGGTCGAGGCAATCATGTTCGCCGCCGATCCGAAGAACTCCTTCATGACCGGTGCGTCGATTCCGGTCGACGGCGGCGTTTCAGCGGTTTGA
- a CDS encoding antibiotic biosynthesis monooxygenase, with the protein MPEVAIIVEFETLEGAEPEFVRIMRDHAQRTLDDEEGCLRFDVFKPIDDDGAPIPNCVIVDELYVDQAAVEAHSLNPRMSALRLIIDPLLKSRRKTIARSLAEHEPEQGIPPSELNAANDD; encoded by the coding sequence TTGCCAGAAGTCGCCATCATTGTGGAGTTCGAGACATTGGAGGGAGCGGAGCCGGAGTTTGTCCGCATCATGCGCGATCACGCGCAGCGCACGCTGGACGATGAGGAAGGCTGCCTCCGCTTCGATGTGTTCAAGCCCATCGATGATGACGGCGCGCCGATACCGAACTGCGTGATCGTGGACGAGTTGTACGTTGATCAGGCGGCCGTTGAGGCGCACAGCCTGAATCCGCGCATGTCCGCGCTGCGTCTCATCATCGATCCCCTGCTGAAATCGCGGAGGAAGACAATCGCGCGTTCGCTCGCGGAGCATGAGCCGGAGCAGGGCATTCCTCCATCCGAATTGAACGCCGCCAATGATGACTGA
- a CDS encoding sarcosine oxidase subunit gamma has translation MAKASTRSRATIADRRPAQAGREIVAPAARVATLPPAQRVSLRAPASSLSALSKAIGLALPTKPKTSTVKGERTALWLGPDEWLLIDEAGKSPLDDCAKVKALHSAVDISHRNVAFSVTGPGAAATLNAGCPQDLSLEAFPLGAASRTVLGKVEIVLLRNGEESFRVECWRSFSDYVLEFLGLAAQDAAA, from the coding sequence ATGGCTAAGGCAAGCACCAGATCGCGCGCCACCATCGCGGACCGCCGCCCGGCGCAAGCCGGACGTGAGATCGTCGCACCCGCCGCTCGCGTCGCAACGTTGCCTCCGGCACAACGCGTATCGCTTCGCGCGCCCGCAAGTTCCCTTTCGGCGCTCTCGAAAGCCATCGGCCTTGCCCTGCCGACGAAGCCGAAAACATCCACGGTCAAGGGTGAGCGCACGGCGCTTTGGCTTGGCCCCGACGAATGGCTCCTCATCGACGAAGCCGGCAAATCTCCACTTGACGATTGCGCCAAGGTGAAAGCGCTTCATTCGGCGGTCGACATTTCCCACAGGAATGTCGCGTTTTCGGTCACAGGACCCGGCGCGGCGGCGACGCTCAATGCCGGCTGTCCGCAGGACCTGTCGCTGGAAGCGTTTCCGCTGGGCGCGGCATCCCGCACCGTTCTCGGCAAGGTGGAAATCGTGCTGCTGCGCAACGGCGAGGAGTCCTTCCGCGTCGAGTGCTGGCGGTCCTTTTCAGACTATGTGCTCGAGTTCCTCGGATTGGCCGCGCAAGACGCCGCCGCTTGA